A genomic window from Winogradskyella sp. J14-2 includes:
- a CDS encoding GNAT family N-acetyltransferase has translation MTLRFNDFEISAVHEGDAWKICNFCIANSDRLKRFFPLTLQQNLNPALSQLFVDKKVKQFRNNEEFLFTLKHSESRKLVGLIYIKELNWDAKQGEYAYCIDYNLKGKGLMSEAIAELNTYAFNTLRLETLQIITHKDNIASANVAKNNNFVWQKTLLNEYTPPGEAPLDMELYELYNI, from the coding sequence ATGACATTACGCTTTAACGATTTTGAAATTAGTGCTGTACACGAAGGCGATGCCTGGAAAATTTGTAATTTTTGTATTGCCAATTCAGATCGATTAAAACGTTTTTTTCCATTAACGTTGCAGCAGAATTTAAACCCAGCGTTATCACAGTTATTCGTCGATAAAAAGGTGAAACAATTTAGAAATAACGAAGAGTTTTTATTTACTTTAAAACATTCTGAAAGCCGAAAACTAGTAGGTCTTATCTACATTAAAGAGCTCAATTGGGATGCCAAACAAGGTGAATATGCTTATTGCATTGACTACAACCTAAAGGGCAAAGGGTTAATGTCTGAAGCCATTGCAGAACTTAACACATATGCATTTAACACACTGAGATTAGAAACCCTTCAAATTATAACGCATAAAGACAATATTGCCAGTGCTAATGTTGCTAAAAACAATAATTTTGTGTGGCAAAAAACACTTCTAAATGAATATACTCCTCCAGGAGAAGCTCCCTTGGATATGGAGTTATATGAACTTTATAATATCTAG
- a CDS encoding EI24 domain-containing protein produces MIQNIFRGLQVYTGAYGLISKLKLWKYFVIPVIISVVVFAMIFVSAYGLSDNLGEWLAGIWIWETGKTTFTAISTFIGGIVIFAIGLILYKHIIMALSSPFMSPVSEKIEAYFTGKPAKNYVSTNFSKQLVRGIRIGLRNLSKELLYTLPILVLKLIPVVNIFSTVLLFLVQAYYAGFANMDYTLERHFKYKESVAFIRQHRGLAIGNGIGFLLLLLIPVVGVILVLPLSVTSASVIAVDLLFDDDEEIGFEPFDKIDLSK; encoded by the coding sequence TTAAAATTGTGGAAATATTTCGTTATTCCTGTAATAATAAGTGTTGTTGTATTTGCTATGATTTTTGTTTCGGCTTACGGATTGTCAGATAATCTTGGCGAATGGCTGGCTGGTATTTGGATTTGGGAAACCGGCAAAACAACGTTTACAGCCATTTCAACCTTTATTGGTGGCATTGTCATTTTTGCCATAGGGCTAATTCTCTATAAGCACATTATAATGGCATTGTCTTCGCCTTTTATGAGCCCTGTTTCAGAAAAAATTGAAGCTTACTTTACTGGCAAACCTGCTAAGAATTATGTGAGTACTAATTTTAGCAAACAGCTTGTTAGAGGCATTAGAATTGGCTTAAGAAACCTATCTAAAGAACTGCTTTACACACTACCAATATTAGTTCTTAAGCTTATTCCAGTTGTAAATATTTTTTCAACCGTTTTACTCTTTTTAGTTCAGGCGTATTATGCAGGTTTTGCCAATATGGATTACACACTCGAGCGCCATTTTAAGTATAAAGAAAGTGTGGCATTTATTAGACAACATAGAGGTTTAGCTATTGGCAATGGTATTGGATTTTTACTATTATTACTCATTCCTGTGGTTGGTGTTATTTTAGTGCTGCCACTTAGTGTAACCTCAGCCTCTGTAATTGCTGTAGATTTATTGTTTGATGATGATGAAGAGATTGGTTTTGAACCTTTTGACAAAATAGACCTTAGCAAATGA